A stretch of Coleofasciculaceae cyanobacterium DNA encodes these proteins:
- the ltrA gene encoding group II intron reverse transcriptase/maturase produces the protein MAKTDSKLNTVASNAIDWRKVELSVYKLQKRIYQASKTDNVRKLRRLQKTLLNSYNAKLVAVRRVSQDNKGKKTAGVDGIKSLTPKQRYVLVENLKLEGKSKSVRRVWIPKADGKRRPLGIPTMKDRALQALVKAALEPEWEARFESNSYGFRPGRSCHDAIASILNQIRYQSKFVLDADISKCFDRINPVKLLEKINTFPKARKQIRAWLKAGVLDEGKTIFPTEGSPQGGVISPLLANIALHGMENVVKEYAATWKGEKRRNIKSISLIRYADDFLILHKDLNVIKTCKGIIEEWLKNIGLELNQEKTKISHTLSEHEGSKPGFNFLGFNIRQYPLGKYQSGKNRHGKILGFKTIIKPSKEKVNEHYRKLSEIVDQHKAAQQQVMIAKLAPIIRGWCNYYRAVCSKETYKSLSHLLVKKLLRWGFRRHSNKGKKWTVKKYWMTLGKDKWVFGCKKEERLFTLPKHTDTNIFRHTKVKGESSPYDGNSIYWGERMGKHPELRPAIARLLKKQKGRCNQCGLTFKSEDNIEIDHKLALKAGGKNITENLQALHIHCHDAKTKEDLKAIRRYKNRQGWETFYKLIQGAFYDGNWIWNEDLPTMV, from the coding sequence ATGGCTAAGACAGATTCAAAATTGAATACTGTGGCATCGAACGCGATAGATTGGCGTAAAGTTGAGCTATCAGTTTATAAGCTCCAGAAGCGAATTTACCAAGCCAGCAAAACTGACAATGTACGAAAGCTACGTAGATTACAAAAAACCCTCTTAAATTCATACAACGCCAAATTGGTAGCGGTCAGAAGGGTAAGCCAAGATAATAAGGGCAAAAAAACGGCTGGAGTAGATGGCATTAAGTCACTCACTCCCAAACAAAGATATGTCTTAGTTGAAAACCTGAAGCTAGAAGGAAAATCCAAATCTGTTCGCAGAGTATGGATACCAAAAGCAGATGGAAAAAGACGACCTCTTGGCATACCTACGATGAAAGACAGAGCATTACAAGCGTTAGTAAAAGCAGCATTAGAACCAGAATGGGAAGCCCGTTTTGAATCTAACTCATACGGTTTTAGACCAGGAAGGAGCTGCCATGACGCAATAGCCAGCATATTAAATCAAATTAGATACCAATCTAAATTTGTACTAGATGCCGACATTAGTAAATGCTTCGACCGCATAAACCCCGTCAAACTTCTTGAGAAGATTAATACCTTCCCCAAAGCAAGGAAACAAATTAGAGCATGGCTTAAAGCAGGAGTTCTCGATGAAGGGAAGACTATATTTCCCACAGAAGGGAGTCCACAAGGTGGAGTTATAAGCCCACTACTAGCCAATATCGCTCTACACGGAATGGAAAATGTGGTAAAAGAATACGCTGCCACCTGGAAAGGTGAAAAAAGGAGGAATATAAAATCCATATCCCTTATAAGGTATGCAGATGACTTCTTAATACTACATAAAGACCTGAACGTAATAAAAACTTGTAAAGGAATCATAGAAGAATGGCTAAAAAACATCGGATTAGAACTCAACCAAGAAAAAACCAAAATATCACACACTCTTTCAGAACATGAAGGAAGCAAACCAGGGTTTAATTTCTTAGGATTCAATATCCGACAATACCCTTTGGGAAAATACCAATCAGGGAAAAATCGTCACGGCAAAATCCTGGGATTCAAAACGATTATTAAACCATCAAAAGAAAAAGTTAATGAACATTACCGTAAATTATCTGAAATAGTAGACCAACATAAAGCTGCTCAACAGCAAGTGATGATAGCTAAACTAGCTCCCATCATCAGAGGATGGTGTAACTACTACAGAGCGGTATGCAGCAAAGAGACTTATAAGAGTCTCAGTCACCTGTTGGTCAAAAAACTACTAAGATGGGGATTTCGTAGACATTCCAATAAAGGCAAGAAATGGACTGTTAAGAAATACTGGATGACTTTAGGAAAGGATAAATGGGTATTTGGGTGTAAAAAAGAAGAAAGATTATTTACTCTTCCAAAACACACAGATACAAATATTTTCCGACACACAAAAGTCAAAGGTGAATCTAGTCCGTATGACGGCAACTCAATCTACTGGGGGGAAAGAATGGGTAAACACCCAGAACTCAGACCCGCGATAGCTAGATTGCTGAAAAAACAAAAAGGAAGATGTAATCAGTGTGGACTTACTTTCAAATCTGAAGATAACATCGAAATCGACCATAAACTTGCCCTCAAAGCTGGAGGCAAGAACATAACCGAAAATCTTCAGGCATTACATATACACTGTCACGATGCCAAGACCAAAGAAGATTTAAAAGCAATAAGACGCTATAAAAATCGCCAAGGTTGGGAAACGTTCTATAAATTAATTCAGGGAGCATTTTACGATGGGAACTGGATTTGGAACGAAGACTTACCCACTATGGTCTGA